Proteins co-encoded in one Pseudarthrobacter chlorophenolicus A6 genomic window:
- a CDS encoding DUF4307 domain-containing protein has product MTSPDQSAPSAPADTSLANRYGGQKRRLTPAVKRAIAGGALAVGIGFLAWVSTSNSLSAVTFKDVGYSTPDATVAEVDFQVTREPGTPVKCAVKALDSKYAVVGWKVVDIPADAPEGAEKTADGGRTVSQRVTVRTESLSVSGVVDSCWATDGSGQKV; this is encoded by the coding sequence GTGACTTCCCCGGACCAGTCGGCCCCATCCGCGCCCGCAGACACTAGCCTAGCCAATCGATATGGTGGCCAAAAGCGCAGGTTGACGCCCGCCGTCAAGCGCGCCATCGCGGGCGGGGCCCTGGCGGTCGGCATCGGTTTCCTGGCATGGGTCTCCACGTCGAATTCGTTGTCCGCCGTGACCTTCAAGGACGTGGGCTACAGCACGCCTGATGCCACTGTGGCCGAGGTGGACTTCCAGGTGACCCGTGAGCCCGGCACTCCCGTCAAGTGCGCCGTGAAGGCCCTCGATTCCAAGTACGCGGTGGTTGGCTGGAAGGTGGTGGACATTCCCGCCGACGCCCCTGAGGGAGCAGAGAAGACGGCCGACGGCGGGAGGACGGTTTCCCAGCGGGTCACGGTCCGCACGGAGTCGCTGTCCGTATCCGGCGTTGTGGACAGCTGCTGGGCCACGGACGGCTCCGGCCAGAAGGTGTGA
- the mca gene encoding mycothiol conjugate amidase Mca, translating into MTASSTSPAPLRLLAVHAHPDDESSKGAATMAMYAAAGVEVMVATCTDGSRGDIQNPAVEGEPHPKRDMAGARRLEMDRAAKILGIRQRWLGFVDSGLPEGDPLPPLPAGSFATLPLHHAAAPLVRLVRSFKPHVILSYDENGGYPHPDHIMAHKVAVEAFDAAGNADRYPEAGEPWEPGKLYYDRAFSPERFRALHFALEEAGLQSPYAERLAAWLESDAEGHTPPPAAHATTTQVDCGEFFEVRDDALRAHRTQVDPLGFFFAVSADMQRRAWPWEDYSLIKSRVSSELPETDLFAGLR; encoded by the coding sequence ATGACAGCGTCCAGCACCTCCCCGGCACCGCTTCGGCTGCTCGCAGTGCATGCCCACCCGGATGACGAATCCAGCAAGGGTGCTGCCACGATGGCCATGTACGCTGCCGCCGGCGTAGAGGTCATGGTGGCCACCTGCACCGACGGATCGCGCGGCGACATCCAGAACCCCGCCGTGGAAGGCGAGCCGCATCCCAAGCGGGACATGGCGGGCGCACGGCGCCTGGAAATGGACCGGGCGGCAAAGATCCTCGGCATCCGGCAGCGCTGGCTCGGATTCGTGGACTCGGGACTGCCCGAAGGGGATCCGCTTCCGCCCCTCCCGGCAGGTTCCTTCGCCACGCTGCCGCTCCACCACGCCGCGGCGCCCCTGGTGCGCCTGGTCCGGTCCTTCAAGCCCCACGTCATCCTCTCGTATGACGAGAACGGCGGCTATCCCCACCCGGACCACATCATGGCGCATAAAGTGGCAGTGGAAGCGTTCGATGCCGCCGGTAACGCCGACAGGTACCCCGAGGCCGGGGAGCCCTGGGAACCCGGCAAGCTCTACTACGACCGCGCTTTCAGCCCGGAACGCTTCCGCGCGCTGCATTTTGCGCTCGAGGAAGCCGGGCTCCAGTCGCCGTATGCGGAACGCCTTGCGGCATGGCTGGAGTCCGATGCAGAGGGGCACACGCCGCCGCCCGCGGCACATGCCACCACCACCCAGGTGGATTGCGGAGAGTTTTTCGAAGTGCGCGACGACGCCCTTCGCGCCCACCGCACGCAGGTGGACCCCTTGGGGTTCTTCTTCGCCGTGTCAGCGGACATGCAGCGGCGGGCGTGGCCATGGGAGGACTACTCCCTGATCAAGTCCCGGGTCTCATCCGAGCTGCCCGAGACGGACCTGTTTGCCGGGCTAAGATAG
- the trhA gene encoding PAQR family membrane homeostasis protein TrhA: MAELLMIKPKWRGWIHTVAAPFALAAGIVLVVLAPTADRKITSAIYAATGVLLFGVSAVYHRGNWSPVVKRVLKRLDHTNIMLVIAGSYTPLAWTLLERQQAILLLWIIWSGAILGVLFRLLWTDAPRWLYVPIYIALGCGALFYLPQFFQASLPAAILICVGGALYIAGAVFYALKKPNFSYNHFGFHELFHAFTVFAFAAHFTAIAIAVLG, from the coding sequence CTGGCTGAGCTGCTAATGATCAAGCCGAAGTGGCGGGGCTGGATCCACACTGTCGCGGCCCCGTTTGCCTTGGCCGCAGGTATCGTCCTGGTGGTCCTGGCACCCACCGCCGACCGCAAGATCACCTCGGCAATCTACGCCGCCACCGGCGTGCTGCTGTTTGGCGTCAGTGCCGTGTACCACCGCGGCAACTGGTCGCCGGTGGTCAAGCGGGTCCTGAAGCGGCTCGACCACACCAACATCATGCTGGTCATCGCCGGCAGCTACACACCGTTGGCCTGGACGCTGCTGGAACGGCAGCAGGCCATTCTCCTGCTCTGGATCATCTGGTCCGGCGCCATTCTGGGGGTGTTGTTCCGGCTCCTGTGGACTGATGCGCCGCGCTGGCTGTATGTACCCATCTACATTGCGCTGGGATGCGGTGCGCTGTTCTACCTGCCCCAGTTTTTCCAGGCGAGCCTTCCAGCAGCCATCCTCATCTGCGTGGGCGGTGCGCTCTACATCGCCGGGGCCGTGTTTTACGCCCTGAAGAAGCCGAACTTCAGCTACAACCACTTCGGCTTCCACGAGCTCTTCCACGCCTTCACCGTCTTTGCGTTCGCCGCCCATTTCACGGCAATCGCCATAGCCGTCCTGGGCTGA
- a CDS encoding isoprenyl transferase, whose amino-acid sequence MELPGFLYGYYERRLLKDLSRDRIPRHIGVMVDGNRRWAKQFNAPTSQGHQAGADKIHEFLGWCRELGVKVVTLYMLSTDNMNRSSEELDLLMGIIANTLDRLDEDENISVHAMGAPELLPGYLAERLNKLTARTPVHEKIHVNVAVGYGGRREIVDAVRELLHDAVAKGADINQLADELSVDDISRFLYTRGQPDPDLVIRTSGEQRLSGFLMWQSAYSEFYFCEALWPAFRKVDFLRALRDYAGRQRRYGS is encoded by the coding sequence GTGGAGTTGCCCGGGTTCCTCTATGGCTATTACGAGCGACGGCTGCTCAAGGACCTTTCCCGGGACCGCATCCCGCGGCACATCGGTGTGATGGTGGACGGCAACCGGCGCTGGGCCAAACAGTTCAATGCACCCACCAGCCAGGGCCACCAGGCCGGCGCGGATAAGATCCACGAGTTCCTGGGCTGGTGCCGGGAGCTCGGCGTCAAAGTGGTGACGCTGTACATGCTGTCCACGGACAACATGAACAGGTCCAGTGAGGAACTGGACCTCCTCATGGGCATCATCGCCAACACCCTGGACCGGCTGGACGAGGACGAGAACATTTCCGTCCATGCCATGGGTGCACCGGAACTGCTTCCCGGCTACCTTGCCGAGCGCCTGAACAAACTGACTGCACGGACCCCCGTCCACGAAAAGATCCACGTAAATGTGGCCGTGGGATACGGCGGCCGCCGTGAAATCGTGGACGCAGTCCGTGAATTGCTGCACGACGCCGTGGCCAAGGGCGCCGACATCAACCAGCTTGCCGACGAACTCAGCGTTGATGACATCTCGCGGTTCCTCTACACCCGAGGCCAGCCCGACCCGGACCTCGTCATCCGCACCTCCGGCGAGCAGAGGCTCTCGGGGTTCCTCATGTGGCAGAGCGCCTACAGCGAGTTCTATTTCTGCGAGGCACTCTGGCCTGCATTCCGCAAGGTGGACTTCCTGCGGGCGCTGCGTGACTACGCGGGCCGGCAACGCCGCTACGGCTCCTGA
- a CDS encoding PhoH family protein, which produces MATSEKLHEVLSGQAGTATSRTVRATEQTGAATDAAAGFAVSGRDSLIHTFVIDTSVLLSDPRALLRFAEHEVIVPIVVITELEAKRHDPELGYFARTALRLLDDLRVKHGGLNQPIPIGDDGGTLTVELNHISAEVLPLGFRSGDNDSRILAVAKNLANEGKDVTVVSKDLPMRVKASAMGLTADEYRNELVKDSGWTGVAEVEANEEEISTLYGHEPVFIPAAAELPVNTGLVLLSNRGSALGRVGADKQVRLVKGDRDVFGLHGRSAEQRLAIDMLMDPSVGIVSIGGRAGTGKSALALCAGLEAVLERREHRKVIVFRPLYAVGGQELGYLPGSESEKMNPWAQAVFDTLGALVSQEVVEEVMDRGMLEVMPLTHIRGRSLHDAFVIVDEAQSLEKNVLLTVMSRIGQNSKIVLTHDVAQRDNLRVGRHDGIAAVVETLKGHPLFGHITLTRSERSPIAALVTELLEG; this is translated from the coding sequence GTGGCTACTTCTGAAAAACTGCACGAGGTCCTTTCAGGCCAGGCAGGAACAGCTACCTCTCGCACTGTGCGAGCCACTGAACAAACCGGCGCGGCAACTGATGCTGCGGCCGGTTTTGCCGTCTCCGGAAGGGATTCCCTGATCCATACCTTCGTGATCGACACCTCCGTCCTCCTCTCGGACCCCCGAGCGCTGCTGCGGTTCGCCGAACACGAAGTCATCGTCCCCATCGTGGTGATCACCGAGCTCGAAGCAAAACGCCACGACCCCGAGCTGGGCTACTTTGCCCGCACGGCCCTGCGGCTCCTCGACGACCTCCGGGTCAAGCACGGCGGCCTGAACCAGCCCATCCCCATCGGTGACGACGGCGGGACGCTCACGGTGGAGCTCAACCACATCTCCGCCGAGGTGCTTCCGCTCGGGTTCCGCAGCGGCGACAACGACAGCCGCATCCTCGCCGTCGCGAAGAACCTCGCCAACGAAGGCAAGGACGTCACCGTGGTGTCCAAGGACCTGCCGATGCGCGTCAAGGCCTCGGCGATGGGGCTGACGGCGGATGAGTACCGCAACGAGCTGGTCAAGGACTCCGGCTGGACTGGGGTGGCCGAAGTGGAGGCCAACGAGGAAGAGATCTCCACCCTCTACGGTCACGAACCGGTATTCATCCCCGCGGCCGCGGAACTGCCGGTCAACACCGGGCTGGTCCTGCTGTCCAACCGGGGCTCAGCCCTCGGCAGGGTAGGTGCGGACAAGCAGGTACGGCTGGTCAAGGGCGACCGGGACGTGTTCGGACTCCATGGCAGGTCCGCCGAGCAGCGGCTCGCCATCGACATGCTGATGGACCCCTCCGTCGGCATCGTCTCCATCGGCGGGCGGGCCGGGACCGGCAAATCGGCACTGGCGCTGTGTGCGGGCCTCGAAGCGGTCCTGGAACGCCGCGAGCACCGCAAGGTCATCGTGTTCCGCCCCCTCTACGCCGTGGGCGGCCAGGAACTCGGCTACCTGCCGGGTTCCGAGTCCGAAAAGATGAACCCCTGGGCCCAGGCCGTCTTCGACACGCTTGGCGCGCTGGTCAGCCAGGAAGTGGTGGAGGAAGTCATGGACCGCGGAATGCTCGAGGTCATGCCCCTCACCCACATCCGCGGCCGTTCCCTGCACGACGCCTTCGTCATCGTGGACGAGGCCCAGTCCCTCGAAAAGAACGTCCTGCTGACAGTCATGAGCCGCATCGGCCAGAACTCGAAGATCGTACTCACCCACGACGTCGCCCAGCGCGACAACCTCCGCGTCGGCCGCCACGACGGAATCGCCGCCGTCGTCGAAACCCTGAAAGGCCACCCGCTCTTCGGCCACATCACCCTGACCCGCTCGGAAAGGTCCCCGATCGCCGCCCTGGTGACGGAACTCCTGGAGGGGTAG
- a CDS encoding GNAT family N-acetyltransferase — protein MISMSSIWPLYDLKLTTPRLELRPITDQDIPAAVAAARSGIHEPGRNPFSTAWAEAPLAEMGPRMAQWQWRLRAGCTPEDWTLLLGIWHEEQFIGCQDVGAKDFALLKTVSTGSWLKQSAQGRGLGAEMRAAVVLWAFDWLGADVAESEAADWNAASLGVSRTLGYELNGTTRKAWGTQVETVQKVRVTPETLKRPDWTLQVEGHEAAAKFLHVT, from the coding sequence ATGATTAGCATGAGCTCCATCTGGCCGCTGTACGACCTGAAACTGACTACGCCCCGGCTGGAGCTCCGTCCCATCACTGACCAGGACATCCCGGCAGCCGTTGCCGCTGCCCGCAGCGGCATCCACGAACCCGGCCGGAACCCGTTCAGCACGGCATGGGCGGAGGCTCCCCTGGCGGAAATGGGGCCGCGGATGGCCCAGTGGCAGTGGCGCCTTCGGGCTGGATGCACCCCGGAGGACTGGACGCTGCTCCTGGGCATCTGGCACGAGGAGCAGTTCATCGGCTGCCAGGACGTGGGCGCCAAGGACTTCGCCCTGTTGAAAACCGTCTCCACCGGATCGTGGCTCAAGCAGTCCGCCCAAGGCCGGGGCCTGGGCGCGGAGATGCGTGCCGCCGTCGTGCTCTGGGCGTTCGACTGGCTCGGCGCAGACGTGGCCGAATCCGAAGCCGCGGACTGGAACGCAGCCTCCCTCGGGGTCTCCCGCACCCTCGGCTACGAATTGAACGGGACCACCCGGAAGGCGTGGGGCACGCAGGTTGAGACGGTCCAAAAAGTCCGGGTCACCCCCGAAACCCTCAAGCGCCCAGACTGGACCCTCCAGGTAGAAGGCCACGAAGCAGCAGCGAAGTTCCTGCACGTCACCTGA
- a CDS encoding prepilin peptidase: MIGRLGDLWLDTPLAFWLVLAACLYFVVMAARLTVIDVRHHLLPNRIVFPSYGVAGVLLLAAVATVLVAGADAGAVPDGGARLFGLPGGRVLAGGAVLWLFYFVLRLVYPPGMGFGDVKLAGVLGMYLGYLGWGHVFAGTFAAFLLGGLWSLGLLATRRGSLKSAIPFGPFMLAGTAAAMLLLPAA, encoded by the coding sequence GTGATCGGACGACTCGGCGACCTGTGGCTGGACACCCCCCTCGCGTTCTGGCTGGTGCTGGCGGCGTGCCTTTACTTTGTAGTGATGGCAGCGCGCCTGACGGTGATCGATGTCCGCCACCACCTGCTGCCCAACCGGATCGTTTTCCCGTCTTATGGCGTGGCCGGAGTGCTCCTGCTCGCCGCGGTGGCTACGGTCCTGGTGGCAGGGGCGGACGCGGGGGCCGTACCCGACGGCGGTGCCAGGCTTTTCGGCCTGCCCGGCGGCCGTGTCCTCGCGGGGGGAGCGGTGCTGTGGCTGTTCTACTTCGTCCTCCGCCTGGTGTATCCGCCCGGCATGGGATTCGGTGACGTGAAGCTCGCCGGCGTCCTCGGCATGTATCTGGGCTACCTCGGCTGGGGGCACGTCTTCGCCGGAACGTTCGCAGCATTCCTCCTGGGCGGCCTCTGGAGCCTCGGCCTGCTTGCCACCCGCCGCGGCAGCCTCAAATCCGCCATTCCTTTCGGCCCGTTCATGCTGGCCGGCACCGCCGCCGCGATGCTCCTGCTGCCGGCCGCCTGA
- a CDS encoding NUDIX hydrolase, which produces MAAPEFILKIREKIGHDPLWIPAVRGVVVNDDGHILLGQRADNGRWALISGLLDPGEHPGPGLVREIFEETAVVAETERMVSVGVSGPVTFPNGDVCDFLDIVFRCRHVSGEPRVNDDESLAVGWFPIDGLPDIRPRDRESIERALAPHDAVHYEP; this is translated from the coding sequence ATGGCAGCGCCCGAATTCATCCTCAAAATCCGTGAAAAAATCGGCCACGATCCCCTCTGGATTCCCGCAGTGCGGGGTGTGGTGGTCAATGACGACGGGCACATCCTGCTGGGGCAGCGGGCTGACAACGGCCGTTGGGCCCTGATTTCGGGCCTGCTGGACCCGGGGGAGCACCCGGGCCCCGGGCTGGTGCGGGAAATCTTCGAGGAGACCGCGGTGGTGGCGGAGACCGAGCGCATGGTTTCCGTCGGCGTCTCCGGCCCCGTCACCTTCCCCAACGGGGATGTGTGCGACTTTTTGGACATCGTGTTCCGGTGCCGCCACGTGTCCGGCGAGCCCCGGGTCAACGATGACGAATCCCTGGCCGTAGGCTGGTTCCCCATCGACGGCCTGCCGGACATCCGGCCGCGGGACCGTGAGAGTATCGAACGGGCGCTTGCGCCCCATGACGCCGTGCATTACGAGCCCTGA
- a CDS encoding MDR family MFS transporter — translation MSTATATPPAGPLLLTQKRIWIIFSALIAGMLLSSLDQTIVSTAMPTIVGKLGGVEHQAWITTAYLLATTIVMPIYGKFGDILGRRNLFLVAIALFTLASLGCALATDFWGFVIFRAIQGLGGGGLMILSQAIIADIVPAKDRGKYMGPLGAIFGLSAVAGPLLGGFFVDHLTWEWAFYINIPVGLAAFAIAWFALTLPNKKAEKRIDVLGVVLLSVATTCLIFFTDFGGKKDEGWDSPLTWAFGAGLLVSAAAFVLVERRAEDPIIPLSLFRNRIFINATAIGFTLGLGMFSAIAFVPTFLQMSSGTSAAESGLLMLPMMAGLMGTSIYSGIRISKTGKYKMFPILGAALTMAAMLWMTTLAASTPIWVICVQLFVFGAGLGLIMQVVVLVVQNSVPAEQIGTATSTNNYFREVGAAMGVAIFGSLFTTRLSESLTSAFTGAGASAEQASQSTSTLDPQAMNQLPEQLRDAIVNAYADSLAPVFWYLVPFIAIALLLAITLKQIPLSDTAGMVARGEAVGGEEAERMAAGLPGVSAGQQAPAEEALEGGDTAMARDDDGELVSQGR, via the coding sequence ATGAGTACCGCAACCGCCACACCGCCGGCAGGGCCCCTGCTGCTGACCCAAAAACGCATCTGGATCATCTTCTCGGCCCTGATCGCCGGGATGCTGCTGTCCAGCCTTGACCAGACCATTGTCTCCACCGCCATGCCCACCATCGTGGGCAAGCTTGGCGGGGTGGAGCACCAGGCGTGGATCACCACCGCCTACCTGCTGGCCACCACCATCGTGATGCCCATCTACGGGAAATTCGGTGACATCCTGGGCCGGCGCAACCTGTTCCTCGTGGCCATCGCCCTGTTCACCCTCGCCTCACTGGGCTGCGCCCTGGCCACGGACTTCTGGGGCTTCGTCATCTTCCGTGCCATCCAGGGCCTGGGCGGCGGCGGCCTCATGATCCTTTCCCAGGCCATCATCGCCGACATCGTCCCGGCCAAGGACCGCGGCAAGTACATGGGCCCGCTGGGTGCCATCTTCGGCCTGTCCGCCGTGGCCGGGCCGCTGCTGGGCGGCTTCTTCGTGGACCACCTCACCTGGGAATGGGCCTTCTACATCAACATCCCTGTTGGCCTGGCCGCCTTCGCCATCGCCTGGTTCGCCCTGACGCTGCCCAACAAGAAGGCCGAAAAGCGGATCGATGTCCTGGGCGTCGTCCTGCTCTCGGTCGCCACCACCTGCCTGATCTTCTTCACCGACTTCGGCGGCAAGAAGGACGAGGGCTGGGATTCACCCCTCACCTGGGCCTTCGGAGCCGGCCTGCTGGTGTCCGCCGCCGCGTTTGTCCTGGTGGAGCGCCGTGCGGAAGACCCCATCATCCCGCTCAGCCTGTTCCGCAACCGTATCTTCATCAACGCCACCGCCATCGGCTTCACCCTGGGCCTGGGCATGTTCTCGGCCATCGCGTTTGTCCCCACGTTCCTGCAGATGTCCTCCGGCACCTCCGCCGCCGAGTCCGGGCTCCTCATGCTCCCAATGATGGCCGGCCTGATGGGAACCTCCATCTACTCGGGCATCCGGATTTCCAAAACGGGCAAGTACAAGATGTTCCCCATCCTGGGTGCCGCGCTCACGATGGCCGCCATGCTGTGGATGACCACGCTGGCCGCGAGCACCCCCATCTGGGTGATCTGCGTGCAGCTGTTCGTGTTCGGCGCGGGGCTGGGCCTCATCATGCAGGTAGTGGTGCTGGTGGTCCAGAACTCCGTGCCGGCGGAACAGATCGGCACCGCCACCAGCACCAACAACTACTTCCGCGAGGTGGGCGCCGCCATGGGCGTGGCGATCTTCGGATCCCTGTTCACCACCCGCCTCTCCGAGTCGCTGACCAGTGCCTTTACCGGCGCGGGAGCTTCGGCCGAGCAGGCATCCCAGTCCACCAGCACCCTGGACCCGCAGGCCATGAACCAGCTCCCGGAACAGCTGCGGGACGCGATCGTCAACGCCTACGCTGACTCGCTGGCCCCGGTGTTCTGGTACCTGGTGCCGTTCATCGCCATTGCCCTGCTGCTGGCCATCACCCTCAAGCAGATCCCGCTGTCCGATACTGCCGGCATGGTGGCCCGCGGCGAAGCCGTCGGCGGCGAGGAAGCTGAGCGGATGGCCGCCGGCCTGCCCGGCGTTTCCGCAGGCCAGCAGGCTCCCGCAGAGGAGGCCCTGGAGGGCGGCGACACGGCCATGGCACGGGACGACGACGGCGAGCTGGTCTCACAGGGCCGCTGA
- a CDS encoding TetR/AcrR family transcriptional regulator: MTDSANPDPGLRERKRAATRTAITAAARDLTSARGLNGYTVEEVCEAAGISRRTFFNYFPTKEDAIIGHAEDDVPADVIEEFVAGAAGSPAGEISPTLFQDLVTLSLRLAEDMTESEEETRQLIGVVKKEPQLILRIIGVTEQREAQFARDVARREGVAPDHPVVQMAVVLLSTIARKSSMAYFSDGNTRSYPELLLENISAASLLFSQPFDSTASAAAEGNA, from the coding sequence GTGACTGATAGTGCAAACCCTGACCCTGGCCTGCGGGAACGCAAGCGTGCCGCCACCCGGACCGCCATCACCGCCGCCGCCAGGGACCTGACCTCGGCGCGGGGCCTCAACGGCTACACCGTGGAGGAAGTCTGCGAGGCGGCCGGCATCTCACGCCGGACCTTCTTCAACTACTTCCCCACCAAGGAAGACGCAATCATCGGCCACGCCGAGGACGACGTTCCCGCGGACGTCATCGAAGAATTCGTCGCCGGTGCCGCGGGCTCCCCCGCAGGCGAAATCTCCCCCACGCTGTTCCAGGACCTGGTCACGCTCTCGCTGCGGCTGGCGGAGGACATGACCGAGTCCGAGGAAGAGACCCGCCAGCTGATCGGGGTGGTCAAGAAGGAGCCCCAGCTCATCCTGCGGATCATCGGGGTGACGGAACAGCGCGAGGCGCAGTTCGCCCGGGACGTCGCGCGGCGTGAAGGCGTGGCGCCGGACCACCCCGTGGTGCAGATGGCTGTGGTCCTGCTCAGCACCATCGCCCGCAAAAGCAGCATGGCCTACTTCTCCGACGGCAATACCCGCAGCTACCCGGAACTGCTGCTGGAAAACATCTCCGCAGCAAGCCTGCTCTTCTCCCAACCATTCGACAGCACGGCCAGCGCCGCAGCAGAAGGAAACGCATGA
- a CDS encoding class II fumarate hydratase: MTSTEEFRIEHDTMGEVRVPVNALYRAQTQRAVENFPISGKTLERTHIEALAQVKKAAAQANAELGVLDGELAKAIADAADEVAAGKYDGDFPIDVFQTGSGTSSNMNTNEVLAELATRALKAAGSDKVVHPNDHVNASQSSNDVFPTSVHVAATSALINDLIPALGYLAESLERKAVEFKDVVKSGRTHLMDATPVTLGQEFGGYAAQVRYGIERINAALPRVAEVPLGGTAVGTGINTPAGFPERVIELLATDTGLPLTEARDHFEAQANRDGLIEASSQLRNIAISFMKINNDLRWMGSGPNTGLGEIAIPDLQPGSSIMPGKVNPVICEASIMVAAQVIGNDTAIAWSGTNGAFELNVGIPVMAANLLESIRLLANTSRVMADKMIDGITANVERARFLAEASPSIVTPLNKYIGYENAAKIAKIAVKEGLTIRQATEKLGFVGEGEGKVSEADLDKALDVTTMTAPAHKA, encoded by the coding sequence ATGACTTCCACTGAAGAGTTCCGCATTGAACATGACACGATGGGCGAAGTCCGCGTCCCCGTGAACGCACTGTACCGCGCGCAGACGCAGCGGGCAGTGGAGAATTTCCCCATCTCCGGCAAGACCCTGGAGCGCACCCACATCGAGGCGCTGGCACAGGTCAAGAAGGCAGCCGCCCAGGCCAACGCAGAACTGGGCGTGCTCGACGGCGAGCTGGCCAAGGCTATTGCCGACGCTGCCGATGAGGTGGCAGCCGGCAAGTACGACGGCGACTTCCCCATCGACGTTTTCCAGACCGGTTCCGGTACCTCCTCGAACATGAACACCAACGAGGTCCTGGCAGAGCTGGCCACCCGTGCGCTGAAGGCCGCCGGCAGTGACAAGGTTGTCCACCCGAACGACCATGTCAACGCTTCGCAGTCCTCCAACGACGTGTTCCCCACGTCCGTCCATGTGGCCGCAACCTCGGCGCTGATCAACGACCTGATCCCCGCCCTGGGCTACCTGGCCGAATCGCTGGAGCGGAAGGCCGTTGAGTTCAAGGACGTCGTCAAGTCCGGCCGCACGCACCTGATGGATGCCACCCCCGTGACCCTGGGCCAGGAGTTCGGCGGCTACGCCGCACAGGTCCGCTACGGCATCGAACGCATCAACGCCGCACTCCCCCGCGTCGCAGAGGTTCCGCTGGGCGGCACCGCCGTGGGCACCGGCATCAACACCCCCGCCGGTTTCCCGGAGCGGGTCATCGAACTGCTCGCCACGGACACCGGCCTGCCGCTGACCGAGGCCCGCGACCACTTCGAGGCACAGGCCAACCGCGACGGCCTGATCGAGGCGTCCAGCCAGCTGCGCAACATCGCCATTTCCTTCATGAAGATCAACAACGATCTCCGCTGGATGGGTTCCGGCCCCAACACCGGCCTCGGCGAAATTGCCATCCCGGACCTGCAGCCCGGTTCGTCGATCATGCCCGGCAAGGTCAACCCGGTCATCTGCGAGGCCTCCATCATGGTGGCCGCCCAGGTCATCGGCAACGACACCGCCATCGCCTGGTCCGGCACCAACGGCGCCTTCGAGCTCAACGTCGGCATCCCGGTCATGGCCGCGAACCTGCTCGAGTCCATCCGCCTGCTGGCCAACACCAGCCGCGTGATGGCGGACAAGATGATTGACGGCATCACCGCCAACGTGGAGCGCGCCCGCTTCCTGGCCGAGGCCTCCCCCTCGATCGTCACGCCGCTGAACAAGTACATCGGCTACGAGAACGCCGCCAAGATCGCCAAGATCGCCGTCAAGGAAGGCCTGACCATCCGCCAGGCCACCGAGAAGCTCGGCTTCGTCGGCGAAGGCGAAGGAAAGGTCTCCGAGGCCGACCTCGACAAGGCACTGGACGTCACCACCATGACGGCTCCGGCGCACAAGGCCTAA
- a CDS encoding carbonic anhydrase, whose amino-acid sequence MATNLTPALAWRRLREGNERFVNGESSHPNQNADHRSSLVETQHPFAVIFGCSDSRLAAEIIFDVGLGDVFVVRTAGQVIDDAVLGSLEYSVGVLGVPLIVILGHDSCGAVTATKSAVETGEMPTGFIRDLVERITPSVLTSLRNGQPEVNDMVVEHVKQTSQRLVDSSRVISDAIEEGRTAVIGLSYRLAEGRADLVSGIGEL is encoded by the coding sequence GTGGCTACTAATCTGACTCCTGCACTGGCCTGGCGCCGCCTGCGCGAAGGCAACGAACGATTCGTCAACGGCGAGTCCTCGCACCCGAACCAAAACGCCGACCACCGGTCGTCCCTGGTGGAAACCCAGCATCCGTTCGCCGTGATCTTCGGTTGCTCCGACTCCCGACTGGCTGCGGAAATCATCTTCGACGTGGGCCTGGGTGACGTCTTCGTGGTGCGCACCGCCGGCCAGGTCATCGACGACGCCGTCCTCGGCTCGCTCGAGTACAGCGTCGGCGTGCTGGGGGTGCCGCTGATCGTCATCCTGGGCCACGACAGCTGCGGAGCCGTCACGGCCACCAAGTCGGCCGTGGAGACAGGCGAGATGCCCACCGGCTTCATCCGCGACCTCGTGGAGCGCATCACGCCCTCTGTCCTGACCTCGCTGCGCAACGGCCAGCCGGAGGTCAACGACATGGTGGTGGAGCACGTCAAGCAGACGTCCCAGCGCCTCGTGGACAGCTCGCGTGTGATTTCCGACGCAATCGAGGAAGGCCGCACTGCGGTCATCGGGCTTTCGTACCGGCTGGCCGAGGGCCGCGCCGACCTTGTTTCCGGAATCGGCGAGCTCTAG